A section of the Alkalihalobacillus sp. LMS39 genome encodes:
- a CDS encoding helix-turn-helix domain-containing protein, giving the protein MTHESTIKKVILYVEENLDKPLTLENIASQSHFSKYHFHRIFQSSIGMTVTEYIRLRRLANASSALLYTNERILDIALYYQFESQESFTRAFKEVYKLPPGKYRKIMSDVIKNKEEPNMESKVKGWFLSGSNPFNYEMGVDYEVVHQGKASGYLKSKTVSDSSEFATMMQTFKANQFVGKRIKLSCFMCTEDVETDAGMWMRVDDTMGEVLQFDNMSNRPIKGTTNWSHYSIILDVPDQSAVISFGIILSGQGTVWADQFTFEEVDESVPTTNLEVYGELLEEPVNLSFEEDIGCKEV; this is encoded by the coding sequence ATTACCCATGAAAGTACAATTAAAAAAGTGATTTTGTATGTGGAAGAGAACTTAGATAAGCCATTAACCTTGGAAAATATTGCATCACAATCACATTTTTCAAAGTATCATTTTCATCGAATATTTCAATCCTCGATTGGTATGACAGTAACGGAATATATTCGTCTAAGAAGGTTGGCAAATGCTTCTTCAGCCTTGCTTTATACAAATGAACGCATCCTTGATATCGCGTTATATTATCAATTTGAATCACAAGAATCATTTACAAGAGCGTTTAAAGAAGTTTACAAACTTCCCCCTGGAAAATATCGCAAAATCATGTCAGATGTAATTAAAAATAAGGAGGAACCAAATATGGAGTCAAAAGTAAAGGGATGGTTTTTAAGTGGATCAAATCCATTTAATTATGAAATGGGAGTTGACTATGAAGTTGTTCATCAAGGGAAAGCATCGGGGTATTTAAAATCGAAAACAGTATCAGATTCAAGTGAATTTGCTACAATGATGCAAACCTTTAAGGCTAACCAGTTTGTTGGAAAGCGCATTAAACTTTCTTGTTTCATGTGTACAGAAGATGTAGAGACGGACGCGGGGATGTGGATGAGAGTAGACGACACAATGGGAGAAGTTCTTCAATTTGATAATATGAGTAATCGTCCTATTAAAGGAACAACAAACTGGAGTCATTATTCGATTATTTTAGATGTTCCTGACCAAAGTGCTGTTATTTCATTTGGTATTATTTTGTCTGGACAAGGAACAGTCTGGGCGGATCAATTCACATTTGAAGAAGTGGATGAAAGTGTTCCAACAACTAATTTAGAAGTGTATGGTGAACTGTTGGAAGAGCCAGTGAATCTATCATTTGAAGAAGACATAGGATGTAAGGAAGTATGA
- a CDS encoding DUF3997 domain-containing protein: MGDDTIPTKLTELAWDDNYILAKQLGLKEDPNSSSGYEILNNNDVNFWILEFKSEKVYGPFDEDNFVKKRDELGISTSLKLRKIEDIK, from the coding sequence TTGGGGGATGACACCATTCCAACAAAATTAACCGAACTAGCTTGGGATGATAACTATATTCTTGCAAAGCAACTTGGCTTAAAAGAAGACCCAAATAGTAGCAGTGGTTATGAAATACTTAATAATAACGATGTGAATTTTTGGATACTAGAATTTAAATCCGAAAAGGTATATGGACCTTTTGATGAAGATAATTTTGTAAAAAAAAGAGATGAGTTAGGCATATCTACGAGTCTAAAATTAAGGAAAATTGAGGATATTAAATAG
- a CDS encoding helix-turn-helix domain-containing protein, which produces MHNKRYFSIGEVSKLKKVTIKALRYYHNIGLLVPAYINPDNGYRYYTIEQFIYLDIIKVCKQSNVSIKEIKDLFAKADTNYLKLYLEQKNEEIHKKIKELEQLTKRIKTLKNAIQTTEDELKQTGFTFRTLDERYFFRSPAIGGELNEIMAFEKLDEKLGEDVSQTFQYGLIYSHQTNQWQVSDVFRVITSNAYSLFKENTNVFVFPKGEYVTINCTRDTELETFQLILEYLEKNQLTCDKIYLFYLVTEIFNQDNHFSQYQFRLKPTP; this is translated from the coding sequence ATGCATAATAAGAGGTATTTCTCAATTGGAGAAGTTTCCAAATTAAAGAAAGTTACGATAAAAGCTTTACGATATTATCATAATATAGGTCTGTTAGTACCTGCCTATATTAATCCAGATAACGGTTATCGTTATTACACAATTGAGCAATTCATCTACCTGGATATTATAAAAGTCTGTAAACAAAGTAATGTAAGTATTAAAGAAATTAAAGACTTATTTGCAAAAGCTGATACTAATTACCTTAAATTGTACTTAGAACAAAAAAATGAAGAAATTCATAAGAAAATAAAAGAGTTAGAACAACTGACTAAACGAATAAAAACATTAAAGAACGCTATACAAACAACAGAAGATGAACTCAAGCAGACTGGATTTACTTTTCGAACATTAGATGAAAGGTACTTTTTTCGTTCACCTGCAATAGGTGGAGAACTTAATGAGATAATGGCATTCGAGAAATTAGATGAAAAATTAGGGGAGGATGTAAGTCAAACCTTTCAGTACGGATTGATATATTCCCATCAAACCAATCAATGGCAGGTTAGTGACGTATTTCGTGTAATCACTTCAAACGCTTATTCATTATTTAAAGAAAACACAAATGTATTTGTATTCCCAAAGGGAGAATATGTAACGATTAATTGTACGAGAGATACTGAATTAGAGACTTTTCAATTAATTCTAGAGTACCTGGAGAAAAACCAATTAACGTGTGATAAAATTTATCTTTTTTATTTAGTTACTGAAATATTTAATCAAGATAATCACTTTTCCCAATACCAATTTCGACTAAAGCCCACCCCATAA
- a CDS encoding DUF1963 domain-containing protein — MNITKIKDALFKQATIFQTGGFRPTEELGESWIGKVLWGKERGAETYSSNYDPIFTIFLNQLPYVPRELKRYQLITVYMDFNVFNNLNKDNLVSYFKINCYTHLDGLQKINKQSSKIKPFPLTPLIINNDAPSWEDSDSIAPDIENAITRLESDEGMEYYEDIVEKIYSTHKVGGYPSFTQSGVSFGEDYSFVFQISSDEKAQFNIVDSGSFYFFFNQEKQDWIVYCDFY, encoded by the coding sequence TTGAATATTACAAAAATCAAAGATGCGTTATTTAAACAAGCTACAATTTTTCAAACAGGTGGATTCCGACCAACAGAGGAATTAGGAGAAAGCTGGATTGGGAAGGTTTTATGGGGAAAAGAAAGAGGAGCAGAGACCTATTCATCTAATTATGATCCAATCTTTACTATATTTTTAAATCAACTCCCCTATGTACCCAGGGAGTTAAAGAGATACCAATTAATAACAGTTTATATGGATTTTAACGTTTTTAATAATCTAAATAAGGATAATTTAGTTTCTTATTTTAAGATAAATTGTTATACACATTTAGATGGATTACAAAAAATCAATAAACAATCTTCGAAGATAAAGCCATTTCCTTTAACCCCGTTAATTATCAATAATGATGCACCTTCTTGGGAAGATTCTGATAGCATTGCTCCCGACATTGAAAATGCAATAACACGGCTTGAATCAGATGAAGGTATGGAATATTACGAAGATATTGTTGAAAAGATATATTCCACTCATAAAGTTGGGGGATATCCTTCATTCACTCAAAGTGGAGTCTCTTTTGGAGAAGATTACTCATTTGTGTTTCAAATAAGTTCAGATGAAAAGGCACAATTCAACATAGTTGATAGTGGGAGTTTCTATTTTTTCTTCAATCAAGAAAAACAGGATTGGATTGTATACTGTGACTTTTATTAA
- a CDS encoding GNAT family N-acetyltransferase: protein MNVEIRDIRKEDLEPIKAITADTFAKGFIEDKNTLNAAITMMFMSPILNKSTFGRVATLDGEVIGVIFGSRVGEIPTYRLLQEDYSNELLQLLNLNDVERNLFIDLMSKTNEAYSELISGKEDEFQGCLEFFAVSEKARGKKIGKKLLDELISYFTDTEAKKIYVYTDTISNYGFYDYNGFTRFNEEVTVFELPNGKFENKNFIYEYKL from the coding sequence ATGAACGTAGAAATTAGAGACATTAGAAAAGAGGATCTAGAACCGATTAAAGCCATTACGGCAGATACATTTGCAAAGGGCTTTATAGAGGATAAGAACACACTAAATGCAGCGATTACAATGATGTTCATGAGTCCTATATTAAACAAAAGTACATTTGGGAGGGTTGCGACATTAGACGGAGAAGTGATTGGTGTCATTTTTGGTTCGAGAGTTGGTGAAATACCAACGTATCGATTGTTACAAGAAGATTATTCAAATGAATTGTTACAGCTTTTGAATCTAAATGATGTAGAACGAAACCTATTTATTGATTTAATGTCCAAGACAAATGAGGCCTATAGCGAGTTAATTAGTGGGAAAGAAGATGAATTTCAGGGATGTTTAGAATTCTTTGCTGTTTCTGAAAAGGCTAGAGGAAAAAAGATAGGAAAGAAGTTATTGGATGAACTCATTTCCTACTTTACTGATACAGAAGCGAAGAAAATTTACGTTTATACAGACACAATAAGTAATTATGGCTTTTACGATTATAATGGCTTTACTCGCTTTAATGAAGAAGTAACTGTATTCGAACTTCCTAATGGAAAGTTTGAAAATAAAAACTTTATTTATGAATATAAACTTTAG
- a CDS encoding substrate-binding domain-containing protein, producing the protein MKQPFNQVKIALFLLGITLLLFACDRNEKVMTETPVYTPKEEVSQDKIKIGFSMDTLVEERWVKDKKLFKEAVENLGAEVEITVAHGNDVLQIWQAEKMISSGIDLLVIVPHNAESTAAIVNKAHAAGIKVLSYDRLVKNADVDLYVSYDNEKIGELQAEAITNLVPKGKYVYIGGAETDYNAHLIKKGVFNVLQPYINNGDITIVFDQWTKDWLPENAKANIELALQANNNEIDAIIATNDATAGAVIEVLQERGLAGKIPVAGQDADIAAVQRIVEGAQTMTVYKPINELSQKAAELAVMLARGEDVSKEQKVNNELVDVPSFLLSPIAVDRANIDETIIADGFHKKEEVYRSFGE; encoded by the coding sequence ATGAAACAACCGTTCAATCAAGTAAAAATCGCTTTATTTTTGCTCGGCATCACTTTATTGCTTTTCGCCTGTGACCGGAATGAAAAAGTGATGACGGAAACACCGGTATACACACCGAAGGAAGAAGTATCACAGGATAAAATTAAAATTGGATTTTCGATGGATACATTGGTGGAAGAGCGTTGGGTAAAGGACAAAAAGCTCTTTAAAGAGGCAGTCGAAAATCTTGGGGCAGAAGTGGAAATTACGGTAGCTCATGGCAATGATGTGTTGCAAATTTGGCAGGCAGAAAAAATGATAAGCAGTGGCATTGACTTGCTTGTTATCGTTCCGCACAATGCAGAATCGACCGCTGCTATCGTCAATAAAGCCCATGCTGCTGGGATAAAAGTTCTTTCCTATGACCGGTTAGTAAAAAATGCGGATGTAGATTTGTATGTGTCCTATGACAATGAAAAAATCGGTGAATTGCAAGCGGAGGCCATAACGAATTTAGTTCCTAAAGGAAAATATGTTTATATCGGAGGCGCGGAAACCGATTATAATGCTCATTTAATTAAAAAAGGAGTGTTCAATGTTCTCCAGCCGTATATAAACAATGGTGATATTACAATCGTCTTTGACCAGTGGACAAAAGATTGGCTCCCTGAAAATGCGAAAGCTAATATCGAACTGGCATTACAAGCAAATAATAACGAAATCGATGCGATTATTGCGACGAATGATGCAACAGCGGGTGCCGTCATTGAAGTTCTCCAGGAGCGAGGACTTGCAGGCAAAATTCCTGTAGCTGGTCAAGATGCAGATATAGCAGCCGTTCAAAGAATTGTTGAAGGTGCCCAAACCATGACGGTGTATAAACCGATTAACGAACTATCACAAAAAGCAGCTGAGTTAGCTGTAATGCTAGCGAGGGGAGAAGATGTGTCAAAAGAGCAAAAAGTAAACAATGAACTCGTCGATGTCCCTTCGTTTCTGCTATCACCGATTGCTGTTGACCGAGCAAATATAGATGAGACGATTATTGCGGATGGGTTTCATAAGAAAGAAGAAGTGTATCGTTCTTTCGGTGAGTAG